In Streptomyces rapamycinicus NRRL 5491, the genomic stretch CGGCCAGCTTCTCCTGGTCGCCCTTGGACTTCGGCTCGATGGCCACCTCGATGACCGGGGCCGGGAAGTCCATCGACTCCAGGATCACCGGGTTCGACGAATCGGAGAGGGTCTCACCGGTGGTGGTCTGCTTCAGACCCATGACGGCGACGATGTCACCGGCACCCACCGACTCGATCTCCTCACGCTTGTTCGCGTGCATCCGGTAGATCTTGCCGATGCGCTCCTTCTTGCCCTTGACGGAGTTCAGCACCTGCGTGCCGGCCGTCATGCGGCCCGAGTAGACCCGGATGAAGGTGAGCTTGCCGAGGTGCGGGTCACTCGCGATCTTGAACGCCAGAGCCGACAGCGGCTCTTCCTCGGAGGGACGCCGCTTGATGACCTCGTCGGGGTCCTTGACCGAGTGGCCCTCGATCGCCTCGATGTCGATCGGCGACGGCAGGTAGCGGACCACGGCGTCGAGCAGGGGCTGCACGCCCTTGTTCTTGAACGCGGTGCCACAGAACACCGGAGTGACGGTGGTGCCCTCACCCTTGCCCGAGGCGATGGTGATACGGCGGACCGCCGCGTAGAGCTGCTCCACGGTGGGCTCCTCGCCCTCCAGGTACAGCTCCATCATCTCTTCGTCGTTCTCGGCGACGGTCTCGAGCAGCTTGCCGCGCCACTCGTCGGCGGCCTCGGTGTGGGTGTCCGGGATGTCGACGGTGTCGTACATCTCGCCCTTGGTCGCCTCGGCGGACCAGACCAGCGCCTTCATGGTGACGAGGTCGACGACGCCCTTGAAGTCGGCCTCGGTGCCGATCGGCAGCTGCATGACGATCGGAACCGCGCCAAGGCGGTCCGTGATCATGTCGACGCAGCGGTGGAACTCCGCACCGGTGCGGTCGAGCTTGTTGACGAAGCAGATACGCGGAACGCCGTAGCGGTCCGCCTGACGCCACACCGTCTCGGACTGCGGCTCGACGCCGGCCACGCCGTCGAACACCGTCACGGCACCGTCGAGCACGCGCAGGCTGCGCTCCACCTCAACGGTGAAGTCGACGTGCCCCGGGGTGTCGATGATGTTGATCGTGTGGTCGACGTTCTCGAGCGGCCAGTGACAGGTCGTCGCGGCGGACGTGATGGTGATGCCGCGCTCCTGCTCCTGCTCCATCCAGTCCATGGTGGCGGCGCCATCGTGGACTTCACCGATCTTGTAGCTCACGCCGGTGTAGAAGAGGATCCGCTCGGTGGTGGTCGTCTTGCCCGCGTCGATGTGGGCCATGATCCCAATGTTGCGGACCTTGGCCAGGTCAAGTGAAGTGGTGGCCATATGGCTCAGTCTTCTCTCGGTTCTCGATGGGGTAGCGACTACCAGCGGTAGTGCGCGAAGGCCTTGTTGGACTCGGCCATCTTGTGGGTGTCCTCGCGACGCTTGACGGAGGCGCCCAGACCATTGCTGGCGTCCAGCAGTTCGTTCATCAGGCGCTCGGTCATGGTCTTCTCGCGGCGGGCGCGGGAGTAACCCACCAGCCAGCGCAGCGCGAGGGTGGAGGAGCGGCCGGGACGGACCTCGACCGGCACCTGGTAGGTGGCGCCACCGACACGGCGGGAACGGACCTCGAGGGTCGGCTTGACGTTCTCCAGCGCGCGCTTGAGGGTGATGACCGGGTCGTTGCCGGACTTCTCGCGCAGGCCCTCCATGGCGCCGTAGACAATGCGCTCGGCAGTGGAGCGCTTGCCGTTCAGCAGGACCTTGTTGATGAGGGACGTCACCAGAGGAGAGTTGTAGACCGGGTCGATGATGACCGGGCGCTTCGGGGCGGGACCCTTACGAGGCATTCTTACTTCTCCTTCTTGGCGCCGTAGCGGCTGCGAGCCTGCTTGCGGTTCTTGACGCCCTGCGTGTCGAGGGAGCCGCGGATGATCTTGTAACGAACACCCGGCAGGTCCTTCACACGACCGCCGCGCACGAGCACGATGGAGTGCTCCTGCAAGTTGTGCCCCTCACCCGGGACATAGGCGGTGACCTCGATCCCACTGCTCAGCCGGACACGCGCGACCTTGCGGAGCGCCGAGTTCGGCTTCTTCGGCGTCGTGGTGAACACGCGAGTGCATGTACCACGGCGCTGCGGCGACCCCGCGAGGGCGGGGGTCTTGTTCTTCTCGACCTTGTCCTGACGGCCCTTGCGGACCAGCTGCTGGATCGTAGGCACCGTTTCTCCGGTTTCTGTGTGCCAGTCTCGGTAAAGCTAACCTGGAGTTTCTCCGACCCACGCGGTCGGGTGTGTCGCGCACCGCAGCTCTCCGCGGAAGCTCAGAGAGTGCAGATTGTTGGTGTCGACACTCCAGCTCCCCACGCGGACGAGTGCACGCGCGAGGACCCGGGCACACCCCAGGCACAAGGTCTGAGCGTACCTACCTCATCGACTTCGGTCAAAACAATGCACCGGACCCCGACACGCCGGAATTGTCCCGCCGGGCCCCGCCCTCGGCAACAGTCGCGGCGGCGGCTCGCGGACCGCTGCCCGAGGAGAGCCCGCTCTCCCGGCTGCTCTCCTCCTCCCATCCGGAACGCCGCAGAGCGGCCACCCCGCGAGGGGGTGACCGCCCTGTGAGCGATACCGGTCCTACTGGCCGTCACCTTCATACGGACATGAGGTGCGCCCTTACGGACCTCGGTCCGCTATGGGCCTCGGTCCGCGTCAGCTGATGGCGGTCACATCGCGCCAGCTCTTCGCCACCACCACGGGCTCCCGGAAGACGGCGGTGGGGTCGTTGGGGTCGAAGGTGCCGCTGTGGGCGTAGGCCACGAGCGAGCCGTCCTGCCGCAGGCCGAGCAGGTCCGGCCGGCCGTCGCCGTTGATGTCCGTGACATCGATGATGTCCAGCGTGTCCCAGCCGTGGCCGATCGTGTGCCAGCGGCCCTCGCCCACCGGCTCCCCGTGGGGGTCCAGGCCCTCGTCGGGCGTGAGGTAGAGGGCGAGGTCGCCGTTGTCATGGAGGACGAGCAGTTCGGGGCGGCCGGAGCCGGTGACGTCGGCGGCACCCAGGGGGATGTCCGTCGCCCCGAGGGTGGCCAGCCGCACAGGCGCGTCGAAGCTGTTGGTGCCATCGACCTCGCCGGCGAAGGGAATGATGTCGATCTTGCTGGTGCCGCCCTGCCTGCCGATGATGTCGGTCTTGCCGTCGGCGTTCATATCGGCGAGGGCGATCGTGTCGTAGGCGACCTCCGGCAGTTTCCCGCCGATGTGGACCGGTTCCGCCAGAGTGTCCAGTCCGGCGAGACCGCCGCGATTGAGGAAGATATAGCCCTGTTCTTCCACGGTGAGCGCGAACACATCAGCCCTGCCGTCACCCGTGAAATCGCCGGCCCCCACCCATAGATAGTGATCGGGGAGAATATCGACACCGATCTTCATGGGTTCGCCGTACGTTTTCAATCCATTCAGCGCACCGGATCCCGGGTAGACGAATAATTCGCTCCCATGCCGGACGAGAATATCCTGCCTACCGTTCCCGTCGAACGAACCGGAATGACCGGTGTAGAACAGCATCGACTCTCCCCGCTCCAGGGTTCGACAAGCGCCCCCATGCGGAATTACCGAGGAGCGCGCCACCAGGCATTTGCCCATCCTATGGGCGCTGTTCGCCCGGTAAACCCCTAGACCAACCCCTAGTACCGCTCCATCAGGCTTGCCTTGATCTTGGCGTCGTTCCGCTGGACAGGGGCTGGTGGCAGGTGACGCAGATGCCGGTCCAGCACCTCAGCAGGCGTTGGAGGGTGTCGAGGATCTTGACAGCGACCGCTCCGGGCCCGAACCTGATGGCGTTGCCGCAGGTCAACCTGGGTACCCCTAGGGAACTCGGCCCAGGTCCACGACAGTTGGCGGCCGTGGCGGAACGACCCATCGACCGGGTGAATGCCCACTTCAGGCCCCGGTGCGATGAACGTCACGTTTTCCGCACGGCATGTCCCGCCCGTCCCGAAATAAATGGTGAGATGGCGGCACATAGTGGCACCCCAATTAGTAATGGATCAGTAAGGCGCTTTTTTTAGCTTGACCGTTCTGTGACCAGGCCACACCATCGATAGCGATGGACGCGGTGCAATCGCGCACGCCATTTACCGCTAGGACCGAGACTCGCAAAGGGGGATTTGTGGAGCTGGCCGAACGGATGGGCGAACTCACTCAGCTACGATCCATGCTGTCGACCTGCCTCGCAGGCGAAGGAGGGGTCACTCTGGTGACGGGGGCAGTGGCCTGTGGAAAGACCAGCCTGCTGAACACCTTCGCCCGGGATGTCAAAGACGCGGGAGCGCTGTTCCTCCATGCCGGCGCGTCCCGCGCCGAGCAGCTCCTGCCGCTCGGTGTGGTGGGGCAGCTATTAGACAGCGCCCCGCTGTCGGCAAGCCAGTCGCAGCGAAGCGCCCGGCTGAGCGCCGAATGTGTGACGGAACGGCCCGATCAAGACTCGGAAACCCTTGAGCAACAGCACGCACGCGTCATTCACGAGTTCTGCACCCTGCTCCTGGAGCTGACCACCCAGGGCCCCCTCGTCGTGGGGATCGACGATGTCCAGTACGCCGACCGACTGTCCCTGCAATTCCTGTCCTACCTGACCAGGCGCCTCGCGGCGGAGCCGATCCTCATCGTGCTGAACGAGTGGGCGGTGCTGGAGCCCGCGCTCGACTCCTTCCGCGCCGAACTGATCAGCCACTCCCACTGCCGCCGCATCCGGCTGGGGCCGCTGTCCCCCGCCGGTGTCGCCGAACTGCTCGCGGACCACACGGACACCTGGCCGTCCAGCCCGCTGCCCACCGCCTGCGCGGAGATCAGCGGGGGCAATCCGCTGCTGATCCGCGCGCTGATCGAGGACCATGCCACGGTCGCCGGGCGGGTCTCCACGGAGGACCTGGCCGGGCCCGTCGTCGCCGACGCCTTCCGGGAGGCCGTGCTGGTCTGTGTCCACCGCTGTGGACCCGATGTGCTCGAGGGCGCCCAGGGGCTCGCGGTGCTCGACGACGCCGGCACCCCCGCACTGCTGGCCCGGCTGCTCGACATCGAACCGCACCAGGCCGACCACATCGTGGAGGTGCTGACCATGGCCGGGCTGCTGGCGGACGGCCACTTCCGGCATCCGGCCGCCCGCACCGCCGTTCTCGACAACATCGCCGGGAAGGACCGCACGCGTCTGCACCGCCGGGCCGCCGAGCTGCTCTACCAGGAGGGCGCCCAGGCGACGACCGTCGCCGCCCACCTGATCACCTCGAACCAGACCGATGCGCCCTGGACGGTGCCGGTGCTGCGGGAAGCGGCGGACCAGGCGCTGGTCGGGGACCAGGTCGAGCAGGCGATCAAGCTGCTCAAGCTGGCCCGGCGGAACTGCGCCGACAAACGCCAGCAGGCCGCCGTCACCACCCTGCTCGCCGAGGTCGAATGGCGGCTCAACCCCTCGGCCGCCGCCCGGCTGCTGCCCGAGCTGATCGAGGCCGTCCGCGCCGGAGTGATGGAGACCGACGTCACCGCCCCGGTCGGCCTCCTGCTGTGGAACGGCGAGCTGGCGCACGCCATCGACGCGCTCAACCAGCTCTACGCGACGGTCGACCGCTCGGACTCCCAGGCCGTGACCGAACTGCACATCCTCAGGCTGTGGGCGGGCTGCTCCTACCCGGTGCTGCTGCGCCGCGCTCCCGAGCCGTCCGGCTTTCCCCATCCCGACGACTCGCTGAGCGAGGCCGCCGCGACGGACATGCGGCTGCGGGCCCTGACCGCGTTCACCACCGTGCTGCGGCAGGACACCCACGCCAAGGCCGTCACCGCCGCCGAACAGGTGCTGCAGAGCTGCCACCTCGGCCACGCGGTCATGGACCCGGTGATCCCCGCGCTGCTGACCCTGACCTACGCGGACCGGCTGGACAAGGCGGCGCCCTGGTGCGACGCCCTGCTGGCCGAGGCCCGCGCCCGGCACGTCCCCGCCTGGCAGGCGATACTGTCCGCGGTCCGCGCCGACATCGCGTTGCGCCAGGGCGACCCCGAGGCCGCCGAGCAGCACGCCCGCTCCGCCCTCGGCGCGATATCCGACCGCAGCTGGGGCGTGGCCCTCGGCGCACCACTGGGCATCCTGCTGCAGGCCCTGACCTCGCTCGGACGCCACGCCGAAGCCGAGGAGCTGACCCGGGCGGCGCCACCGGAGGTGTTCCAGACCCGCTGGGGGGTGCTCTACCTGTACGCGCGGGGCCGCTGCCACCTGGCGGCCAACCGGCTGCAGGCCGGCCTGAGCGACCTCACCACCTGCGGTGAGCTCCTGGCCGCCTGGGACATGGACCTGCCGGGCTTCCTGCCCTGGCGCGCCGACGCCGCGCGGATCCATCTGCGGCTGGGAAACGTGCGGCAGGCGCGGCGGCTGGCCGAGGAGCAGCTCACCCGGCCCCTCACCCGTGGCTCCCGCACCCATGGCATCGCCCTGCGCACGCTGGCCGCCTGCAGCGAGCTCAAACAGCGGCCGCATCTGCTGCGCAAGGCCGCCGAGGAGCTCCAGGAGCAGGGCGACAGACTGGAATTGGCGGAGACCCTCACCGATCTCAGCGAGGCCCACTACGCGCTCGGGGAGTCCGACCGGGCCCGGATGATGGCGCGCAGAGCGTGGCACGTCGCCACCGAGTGCCGTACGGACGTGCTGCGGGAGCGGCTGTCGGTGTGCCTGGCGGAGGAGGACGCCGCGCCCCTGATCGACACGGCGGGGGTGACCGCGCTGAGCGACGCGGAGCGGCGGGTGGCCACCCTCGCGGCCAAGGGGCACACCAACCGGGAGATCGCCCGCAAGCTCTACATCACGGTCAGCACCGTGGAGCAGCACCTGACCAGGGCGTACCGCAAGCTCGACGTGCGCAGCCGGGTGGATCTGCCCGTCTGGCTGCAGCCGAGCGGCGCGGCGACGACGTAAAGGCATGCCGCGCCCTGTCAGGAGACCGGCCGGTGAGGGCCGTAGGCGCGGAGGAACGCGCGGACGCCGCTGACGACGATCCGCTCGATCTCGGCGTCGCCCACGGGCACGACGCCGAAAAGGGAACGGTGGTTCACGCTGCTGGTCACCAGCGCTCCGAAGTGGGCGGCGGCCTCCACCGGGTCGGGCACGGCGAGGGCACCGCGCTCGGCCAGTTCCCCCAGCCGCTCGGCCAGGGCCCGCTGCTCGATGCCCGGCCCCCGCCAGCGGTCGAGCAGCGCGGGGAAGTGGGGCGCCTCGGTGATCACCAGCCGGATCGCCGCGGCGCGGCCCACCGAGCGCGCCACGGTGGTGCCCAGCTCGCAGCCGAAGCGGACCAGGGGCGCCTCGATGTCGTCGGCCTCTCCGAGGGCGCTGTCCTCCCCGAGGGTACGGTCCAGGATCTCCGAGAACTGCTCCGCGTACGCCTCCTCGGCGTCCTCGATGACGGAGAGGAACAGCCGCTCCTTGCTGCCGTAATAGTCGTAGACCGTGCGCTTGGAGACGCCCGCTTCGGCGGCGACGGCATCCACGCTGGTGCCGGCCACCCCATGGGCCACGAACAGCTCGAACGCCGCCCGTGCGATCGCCGCGCGCTTCTTCGGGGAGCCCTGACGCAGCCGCTTGCCCGCGCCGGACGCCGGACGGTCCCCGGCGGCGGCTGCGGGCGGCGGGGCGCTCCGTGCGTTGGTAACCACAATGAGGAGGGTACAGCAACTACACCACACGGTGTAGAGTCCCTCGCATGACTAGCCCGTCCGCGGGGGCCGCTCCTTCCGCCCCCGAGCAATCCGCATCCGACCGGCTGGACCCCGCGCTCATCCGACTCGGTGTGATCCTGGTGATCGGCGCCATCGCCTCGATGCTGGACACCACGATCGTCAGCGTCGCGATCGACGGCCTCTCGCGCGAGTTCGACACCGACATCTCCACCATCCAATGGGCCAGCACCGGGTATCTGCTCGCGCTTTCCGCGGTCATCCCGCTCACCGGCTGGGCCGTGGAGCGCTTCGGCGCCCGCACGATGTGGCTCTTCTCGCTGACCGCCTTCCTGGGCGGGTCCGCGCTCTGCGGCGCCGCGTGGTCGGTCGGCAGCCTGATCGCCTTCCGGGTCCTCCAGGGCATCGGCGGCGGCCTGATCACCCCGGTGATGCAGACCATCCTGGTCCGCGCGGCCGGTCCCCAGCGGATCGGCCGCATCATGAGCATCGTGGCGGTGCCCGGCCATCTCTCCCCGATCGTCGGTCCATTGGTCGGCGGCGCCATCATCGACTCCGTCAGCTGGCGCTGGATCTTCTACGTCAACGTGCCCATCTGCGCTATCGCCCTGCTGCTGGCCCGGCGGGGCGTTCCGCGCGACACCAGGAGCGACACCGCCGCCCGGCTGGACGTGCTCGGGCTGGCGCTGCTGTCCCCCGGCCTCGCGGCGGTCATCTACGGGCTGTCGCAGACCAGCAGGCCCGCGGGGTTCGGGGCGGCCCCGGTGGTGGTCTCCCTGTCGCTGGGCGCGGTTCTGCTGGCCGCCTTCGCGGCCCATGCGCTGCGCACCCGGATCACCCCGGTCCTGGACCTGCGGCTGTTCCGGCACCGGTCGTTCACCGCGGCCACCTTGCTGATGTTCCTCGGCGGCATGTCCGTCTTCGGCGCGATGCTGCTGATGCCGCTCTACTACCAGCAGGTGCGCGACAAGAGCGCGCTCGACGCGGGCCTGCTGCTCGCACCGCAGTCCATCGGCACCATCATCGCGCTGACCTACGTCGGCAAGCTGACCGACCGGATCGGCTCCCGGCCCATCGTGCTCACCGGTGTCGCCATCGGCGTGGCCGGCACCCTCGCCTACACCCAGGTCCAGCCGGACACCAGCGTGTGGCTGCTCAGCGCGTCCCTGCTGGTCTGGGGGATCGGCATCGCGGCCTCGATGGTGCCCATCATGAGCGCGGCCTACCAGGGGCTGGAGCCGGCCGCCATCCCCCGGGCCACCAGCGCCATTTCGGTGATCCAGCGGCTGGGCGGCTCGTTCGGCACCGCGGTGCTCTCGGTCATCCTGCAGCGCCAGATCATCCGGCACAGCGACGGCGGGCAGCCGGACCCCGACTCGCTGACCAAGGCGTTCGACACCACCTTCTGGTGGGTCCTGGGCTTCACCGCCCTCACCCTGGTACCGGCCCTGCTCCTCCCCCAGGTGAAGAAGCGGGAGCCCGCCAGGCCCACTCCGGAGCCCGCCGCCGCCGAGCGGTGAGGCGTCCGGCGCCGGGCCGCCCGGCGATCCGTCCCGAGGACCGCCGGGCACCCCGCGTCCGGGCGGCCGGGCCGGGGCCGTCAGCCGAACCAGCGGGTCAGCGCCGTGCGCAGGGCAGCGTCGTCCGGACCGGTGTCCTCCTGGGCCGCCCAGCACACATGGCCGTCCGGCCTGATGAGCACGGCCGATACGTCCAGCCCCGCCACCGGACCGGCCACCACATGGCCGATCCGGTCGGCCCGGCCGTGCAGGGCGGACGCCAGCCGGCCGGGGCCGTCGGCCTCCGCCGCCTCGTCCGCCACCTCCTCCGACAACTCCAGCAACACGCCCCGGCCCGTGTGCATCAGCTCGCTGAAGCGCACCGGTTCGCCGCCCACGGTCAGGTCCAGATCCGGCATCAGCCCGCCCACCAGAGGGTGGCCGTCGCCGTCGGACGCGTCGTAGCGGATGGTCAGACCCGAGGTGAGACCCGCCAGATAGCGGTTGGTCTCCGGCAGGTCCACGAGCGAGGTCAGCAGGTCGCGCAGCGCCGTCATGTCCTGCTCCCGGCTCAGCAGGGTGGACTGCGCGCGGGCCGAGCCCAGGATCGCGGCGGCCACCGGGTGGCGTTCGCCGTGGTAGGTGTCCAGGAGCCCGTCCGGCGCCCAGCCCTTGACCGCGGCGGCCAGCTTCCAGCCGAGGTTGAAGGCGTCCTGCAGCCCGAGGTTCATGCCCTGGCCACCGATCGGGAAGACGATGTGGGCGGCGTCCCCGGCGAGCAGCGCCCGCCCCACTCGGTACCGGTCCACCTGCCGGCAGGCGTCGCCGAACCGGGAGGCCCACAGCAGTTCCTTCATCTCGGCGGCAGGACCGCCGACGGCACGGAGGACGTCCTGGACCTCCTGCTCGGTGATCGGGGCGTCCCGGAGGATCGCCCGGCCGCCCGTCTGCTCCGGGTCGGAGAACATCAGCCGGTAGACGTCGTTCTCCAGCCCCACCAGCGAGAAGTGCGTCTGACGGCCGCCCTCGCTCAAGGTGATCATGCCGGTCAGTCCCACGTCCGGCAGCATCCGGACATCCCGGCCGTCCACCTCGCCGACCCCGTCGTGCGGGCCCTGGCCCTCGAACCACTTCTCGGGCGGCCGCACCAGCACGACATCGGCCGCCACCCGGGTCTGGGGGCCGCCGTCCGTGCCGTCGAACGGCAGGTCCAGCACCCTGCGCACCCTGCTCCGCGAACCGTCGCACCCCACGAGGTAGCGGGCACGCAACGGCGTCTCCGACCCGTCCGGTCCCCGGACGGTGGCCGTAACGCCGTGCTCGTCCTGCTCGAAGCCGACGAGTTCCCGGCCGCGCTCCACGGTGATTCCATGAACGGTGTCCAGCCGTTCCTCCAGCATCGCTTCCACCCGCGATTGCAGAACGCCGATCTGCTGGGGATACCGGGACCCGAACGGTTCATTGTCGAGGGCCACCGGAATTCCGGCGAAGAAGCTGCGCGTCAGAAATCCCAGCTGAATGGGGTGTTTCCGGAGACCGGTCAGCAGACCGCGCAGATCCAGGATTTCCGCGGTGCGTGGATGCAGGTTCAGCGCCCTGGACTGTCCGGTGGGCTCCGCCAGAGTTTCCAGCACTGTTGGCCGCACCCCCGCCAGGGCCAGCTCATTGGCCAGCAGGAGACCGGTGGGCCCGGCTCCGGCCACGATGACGTCCGTCTCCCGGACGTGTCCTTGAGGGCTCAACTCATCACCTCAGCAGACCAGTTGGACGGCGGCCACAACCTCACCACCCTTACGTCGGCGGACCCTACGCCGCACGGAAGCATTCACTCCATCCCTTGGCGCCCCTATTTTCAGCATTAGGGGTTGGTGTCACCAACAAGCGTCAGTAGCGTTACGGCGACACCGCGATCGGCGAATTTCCACGGGACGAGGTGGCCATGACCGTGCAAGCCCCCGAAGCACCGTTGCGCGAACTCACGGATGAGGAGGTGGCCGCCTACCGCGACGACGGTGCCATACGAGCGTCGGGACTGTTCTCCGACGAGTGGGTGGGCCGGATAGCAGAGGCCGTCGACTACGTTCTGGCCAATCCATCCGTACTGGCGCAGGCGACCGCCGACTTCTCCGATGGAAAGGCGAACGGCGACGCTTTCATGTGGAAAACACATGAGGCATTCCGTGATTTCGTCTTCCGCTCACCGGCCTCCCGCGTCGCCCAGCGGCTCTTCGGCTCCCGGACCGTCACCGCCTTCTACGACCAGGTGTTCACCAAGCCGCGGGGCACCTCGAAGCCCACTCCGTTCCACGAGGACGCCACGTCCTTCCCCGTCGACGGGGACCAGGTCTGCGCGATGTGGATCGCCCTGGACAGCTGCGGCCCCGACACCGCCGCCCTGACCGTCGTCCGTGGCTCACACCGCTGGGAGCGGGACCGGGCCCCGGTCACCTCCAGCCTGATGCACCGGGCCATGAAGTCGGACCGGGCGGAGACCGCCGCACCGGGCCCCGAAACCCGGCGCGACGTGCTCACCTGGGACGAGAAGGACCTGCTCGCCTGGGATCTGGCCCCCGGCGA encodes the following:
- a CDS encoding phytanoyl-CoA dioxygenase family protein, with the protein product MTVQAPEAPLRELTDEEVAAYRDDGAIRASGLFSDEWVGRIAEAVDYVLANPSVLAQATADFSDGKANGDAFMWKTHEAFRDFVFRSPASRVAQRLFGSRTVTAFYDQVFTKPRGTSKPTPFHEDATSFPVDGDQVCAMWIALDSCGPDTAALTVVRGSHRWERDRAPVTSSLMHRAMKSDRAETAAPGPETRRDVLTWDEKDLLAWDLAPGDAVIFHPAALHGATGTAPAHGRRAFVSRWLGDGVTFQPKKGVMPILWDPGLAPGDPMGGPLFPRVLPAVDTDEGQWEAQQPDPERLGHFLRRIGRG